One window of Dysidea avara chromosome 11, odDysAvar1.4, whole genome shotgun sequence genomic DNA carries:
- the LOC136238251 gene encoding uncharacterized protein: MTEQPAEDTNTLIQSQERPLHTGWLEKYDGYKGMPFLQKWRDVWVSLDKMGKMFRVYSDEPTESGARPTTSFFINRLAFAKDRDDETISFSDWPVDVDKRRCFVVATHGSTYYFIAKTEEEKIEWLKKVNAAKGIFAPGDETDLGEKDQIFHGGWLNKCGGIGGIQPGKTWHHVWVSLNNSWEMLKIYPDKPPESSKLPFTESSKLTFTSGRFFMNYMLSVEERYDEDASFSWPDDVDTNRCFVVTALENSFYFIAETEEDKHTWVEEISQGIEKFPDMQPTILEFILHEPPLTDTIGTQTDQPLDPEKPLYAGWLKKFGGYKGMPFLQKWRDVWVSLDKMGKMFRVYSDEPTESGARSMTNFFINRLAFAKDRDDETISFSDWPVDVDERRCFVVATHGSTYYFIAKTEEEKNKWLMSISTAKTTFVNSQPTAEDEEHSDLDSSISSGDRSFASVAGSKRIKEHSDLDSSVSDDTSFASVSSKRIRLSSEFKDNKQEETLAEVKQNRVMKTRGSGTSNASS, from the exons ATGACTGAACAACCAGCAGAAGATACTAATACATTAATACAATCACAGGAGCGGCCTCTTCATACTGGCTGGCTTGAAAAATATG ATGGATATAAAGGCATGCCATTCTTGCAAAAATGGCGTGATGTGTGGGTGTCATTAGACAAAATGGGGAAAATGTTTCGAGTATACTCAGATGAACCAACAGAATCTGGTGCAAGACCTACGACCAGCTTTTTCATCAATCGTCTGGCATTTGCTAAAGATCGTGATGATGAAACCATCTCATTTTCTGACTGGCCAGTTGATGTGGACAAGAGGAGGTGCTTTGTAGTAGCCACTCATGGAAGTACATACTACTTCATAGCAAAAACTGAGGAAGAAAAGAT TGAATGGCTAAAGAAGGTCAATGCTGCTAAGGGAATATTTGCACCAGGTGATGAAACTGATTTAGGAGAGAAAGATCAAATCTTTCATGGTGGCTGGCTGAACAAATGTG gtgGAATTGGTGGTATTCAACCTGGTAAAACATGGCATCATGTGTGGGTATCATTAAATAATTCATGGGAAATGTTAAAAATATACCCAGACAAGCCTCCAGAATCCAGCAAGTTGCCATTTACTGAATCCAGCAAGCTGACATTCACAAGTGGAAGATTTTTCATGAATTATATGTTGTCTGTGGAGGAAAGATATGATGAAGATGCATCATTCTCATGGCCAGATGATGTTGATACAAACAGATGCTTTGTGGTCACTGCACTTGAGAATTCATTCTATTTTATAGCAGAAACAGAAGAAGATAAACA TACATGGGTGGAAGAAATTAGTCAAGGTATAGAAAAG TTTCCAGATATGCAACCAACCATCTTGGAATTTATACTGCATGAGCCACCACTGACAGACACCATAGGTACACAAACAGACCAACCACTGGATCCAGAGAAACCTTTGTATGCTGGCTGGCTTAAAAAATTTG GTGGATATAAAGGCATGCCATTCTTGCAAAAATGGCGTGATGTGTGGGTGTCATTAGACAAAATGGGGAAAATGTTTCGAGTATACTCAGATGAACCAACAGAATCTGGTGCAAGATCTATGACCAACTTTTTCATCAATCGTCTGGCATTTGCTAAAGATCGTGATGATGAAACCATCTCATTTTCTGACTGGCCAGTTGATGTGGACGAGAGGAGGTGCTTTGTAGTAGCCACTCATGGAAGTACATATTACTTCATAGCAAAAACTGAGGAAGAAAAGAA TAAATGGCTCATGAGCATCAGCACAGCTAAAACAACG TTTGTGAATAGCCAACCCACTGCAGAGGATGAAGAACATAGTGACTTGGACAGCAGTATATCATCGGGTGATAGATCATTTGCTAGTGTTGCCGGTTCCAAGAGAATTAAAGAACACAGTGACTTGGACAGCAGTGTATCAGATGACACCTCATTTGCTAGCGTCAGCTCGAAGAGAATTAGATTATCTTCAGAATTCAAAGACAATAAACAAGAGGAAACACTAGCTGAG GTGAAACAGAACCGAGTTATGAAGACTAGAG GATCAGGAACCAGCAACGCCAGCAGCTAG